Proteins from a single region of Desulfobacter postgatei 2ac9:
- a CDS encoding sigma-54-dependent transcriptional regulator: MKKNKSTILVVDDDQTHRNMLKTLLAKWGYLIEEADDGQVAINLVEKKPYDLILMDIKMIKVSGLVALAEIKKINPAIPVIIMTAFSSVQTAVDALKNGAYDYLTKPFDFDKLKLTIQRSLEHTRLKKENLQLRESLGKNFDCSNIIGRHESMKELIQTVSQVAGTDATVLINGESGTGKELIAGALHYNSHRKNGPFIKINCAAITETLLESELFGHEKGAFTGANRSKEGKFQLADHGSIFLDEISETSMSMQVKLLRALQEREITPVGGERSIKIDTRIIAATNKNLVDLIASDDFREDLYYRLNVITLKVPPLRQRTGDIPLLAQHFLKIYSEKNNRPIKGFTPDGMDKLTNHNWPGNVRELMNTIERSVILSTQNYLGAHEIQIEDKSAESSETGNRNNNSIDLGDRSLHEIEKLAILKMLEKTGNNKSETARRLGIARRTLHLKLKEYGVMD; encoded by the coding sequence ATGAAAAAAAACAAAAGCACGATTCTGGTTGTTGATGATGATCAGACTCACCGGAATATGCTTAAAACATTATTGGCCAAATGGGGGTATCTCATTGAGGAAGCGGACGACGGGCAGGTTGCCATTAATCTGGTTGAAAAAAAGCCCTACGATCTGATTCTTATGGATATTAAAATGATAAAAGTCTCCGGACTGGTTGCCCTGGCCGAAATAAAAAAAATAAATCCTGCCATACCCGTAATTATCATGACGGCTTTTTCTTCCGTCCAAACTGCGGTAGATGCTTTGAAGAATGGTGCATACGATTACCTGACCAAGCCGTTTGACTTCGACAAGTTGAAACTTACTATCCAACGTTCTCTTGAACACACCCGACTCAAAAAAGAAAACCTACAGCTCAGGGAGAGTCTTGGAAAAAATTTTGACTGCAGTAATATCATTGGCAGACATGAATCCATGAAGGAACTGATTCAGACCGTTTCTCAGGTTGCCGGGACAGACGCCACGGTTCTAATCAACGGGGAATCAGGCACAGGGAAGGAGTTGATCGCTGGTGCGCTTCATTACAACAGTCATCGCAAAAATGGACCTTTTATAAAAATCAATTGTGCGGCAATTACGGAGACATTACTGGAATCTGAGTTATTCGGCCATGAAAAAGGCGCTTTTACAGGCGCAAACCGCAGTAAAGAAGGGAAATTTCAACTGGCCGACCATGGAAGCATTTTTTTAGATGAAATCAGTGAGACATCAATGTCCATGCAGGTCAAACTGCTAAGAGCACTGCAGGAAAGAGAAATCACTCCTGTTGGCGGGGAAAGATCAATCAAAATAGATACCAGGATAATTGCGGCAACCAACAAGAACCTTGTTGACCTGATAGCCAGCGATGATTTCAGAGAGGATCTGTATTACCGCTTGAATGTGATCACTCTCAAAGTTCCTCCGTTAAGGCAGAGGACTGGCGATATACCTCTTCTTGCACAGCATTTTTTAAAGATCTATTCTGAAAAAAACAACAGACCGATTAAGGGATTCACCCCGGATGGAATGGACAAGCTGACAAATCATAACTGGCCGGGAAATGTCCGGGAGTTAATGAATACAATTGAGCGAAGTGTTATACTTTCAACCCAGAATTATCTGGGAGCCCATGAAATCCAGATCGAAGATAAAAGCGCCGAATCGTCAGAGACCGGAAATCGCAACAACAATTCAATCGATTTAGGAGACAGATCTCTGCACGAGATTGAAAAACTTGCCATATTGAAAATGCTGGAAAAGACAGGAAACAATAAGAGTGAAACCGCCAGGCGGTTAGGTATAGCCAGAAGGACCCTTCACCTAAAACTCAAAGAATACGGCGTCATGGATTAA